Proteins encoded within one genomic window of Apis mellifera strain DH4 linkage group LG1, Amel_HAv3.1, whole genome shotgun sequence:
- the LOC724993 gene encoding uncharacterized protein LOC724993, producing MATCHAETRSFLQKCVLLLALFAIHVTGREICDKTKCGGVLKYYDALGCTPVYKNPNDCCAESYNCTHLDNLSRDKCYVNGHEYSDGETLRSEHANPCDVACKCMLFNDEANFVCAGFDCAFISGGENCFHRSTHDSCCPNTEPTCLKEGEKRATCEVDGKVFLDGEYFSPKSDPSLDCYCMPGYAGENIEPFCKKIKHPHCSPLFTNHGSIRRNCAPVFYDDQNPRTDCSYVSRCQNSDDVVIHNHDHTKSISEEEDKVCKFGNMTMHIGDELDKGSNYDSLCVKCVCEVPPIPTCRRLPDSECDVNYAYPFLR from the exons ATGGCCACCTGTCACGCCGAGACACGCTCGTTCCTTCAAAAATGCGTCCTTCTGCTGGCCTTGTTCGCCATTCACGTGACGGGGCGAG AGATCTGCGATAAGACGAAGTGTGGCGGCgtattgaaatattacgaCGCGCTCGGTTGTACTCCTGTGTACAAGAATCCGAACGATTGCTGCGCGGAATCGTACAACTGCACTCACCTGGACAATCTGTCACGAGATAAATGCTACGTGAACGGGCACGAGTATAGCGACGGAGAGACGCTGAGGTCCGAGCACGCGAATCCATGTGACGTTGCCTGCAAGTGTATGCTCTTCAACGATGA GGCCAACTTTGTGTGCGCGGGTTTCGATTGCGCTTTCATTTCGGGGGGAGAAAATTGTTTCCACAGATCCACCCATGATAGTTGTTGCCCGAACACGGAACCGACTTGTC tgaaggaaggagaaaaaagggcGACTTGCGAGGTCGATGGGAAAGTTTTTCTGGATGGAGAATACTTTAGCCCTAAATCTGACCCGAGTTTGGATTGTTACTGCATGCCTGGATACGCAg GCGAAAATATCGAGCCCTTctgtaagaaaataaaacatccTCACTGCTCTCCGTTGTTCACAAACCATGGATCTATACGAAGGAACTGCGCCCCCGTGTTTTACGATGATCAAAATCCACGAACGGACTGCAGCTATGTTTCGAGATGTC AAAACTCGGATGACGTTGTTATTCATAATCACGATCACACTAAATCTATTTCCGAGGAAG AGGACAAAGTGTGCAAATTCGGTAATATGACGATGCACATAGGCGACGAATTGGATAAAGGAAGCAATTATGATTCTCTTTGCGTGAAATGTGTTTGCGAAGTGCCTCCGATTCCTACGTGTCGAAGACTTCCGGACAGCGAATGCGACGTTAATTATGCATATCCATTTCTTAGATAA